The Aureimonas mangrovi genome contains the following window.
CTCGCGGTCGCTGTCGCCGGCCACCAGCCGCTCGCGCACCAGGAGACGAAGGTCGCGCGCGAGCGGCGCATTGGAATCGTCGATCGACTGGTTCTGGCAGACCATGCAGCGCAGTTCGGCCGAGAGATCGCGCGCGCGGCTCTCGAGCGCCGGATCGGCCAGCACCTCGTCCGGCTGATAGGCGAGAGCGGCCGGCCCGACAGGCGCGGCGGCGAGCGTGAGGCCGAAGAGAACCGCGGCGGCAAGGCGCCTCATGCCGGCACGCCCCGCCCGCCGGGCGCTTCGCCCTCGGTGCCGCCGGCGGTCTTGCGCCGGGACGGCGCGCCGACGCGCAGGCGGCGGTCGGCCAGCGAGACGAGCCCGCCGAGCGACATGAACACCGTGCCGTACCAGATCAGCGTGACGAGCGGCTTCACCCAGATGCGCACCACCGTCTGCCCGCCATTGGCGAGCGGATCGCCAAGCGAGACGTAGACCTGCGTGAAGATCTCGGTGTGGATGCCGGCCTCGGTCGTCGGCATCTGCCGCGCCGGGTAGAAGCGTCGCGCGCTCTCGACGCGGCCGCGCGCCTCGCCGTCCTGCTCGATGACGAAGGTCCCGACATCCTCGGTGTAGTTCGGCCCCTCGCGTGGCACGATGCCCTCGAAGCGCACGGTATAGCCGCCCGCCTCGAAGTGCTGGCCGGGTTCCATCACCGTCACGCTTTCGGTCTCGAAGGCGCTGACGGCGACGATGCCGAGCACCGTCACGCCCAGCCCGAAATGGGCGAGCGCCGTGCCGAAGGCGGAGCGCGGCAGGCCGGCAAGGCGCCGCAGCGCGGTTGCGAAGGGCACACGCGTGAAGGCGGCGCGGCCCCAGAGATCGACGAGCGCGCCCGCCATCAGCCAGACCGCGAGTGCGAAGCCGAAGGCGGCGAGGATGCGCGTTCCCTCCGCCAGCGCCAGCGTCAGGATCGCCGCGAACAGCGACAGCCCGACGGCGAAGTAGAGCCGTTCGGCCGCCGCCTTCAGGTCTCCCCGCTTCCAGGCCAGCAGCGGGCCGAAGGGCACGGCCAGCAGAAGCGGCAGCATCAGCGGGACGAAGGTCGCGTTGAAGAAGGGCGGGCCCACCGAGATCTTGGTGCCCGTAATCGTCTCCAGCACCAGCGGGTAGAGCGTCCCGATCAGGATCGTCGCCGTCGCCGTGGTCAGGAACAGGTTGTTGAAGACGAGCGCGCCCTCGCGGCTGATCGGCGTGAAGAGGCCGCCCGCCTCGAGCTCGCTCGAGCGCCAGGCGAAGAGCGCCAGCGAGCCGCCGATGAAGACGCACAGGATGGCGAGGATGAAGACGCCGCGCTCGGGGTCCACCGCGAAGGAATGCAGCGAGGTCAGGACGCCGGAGCGCACGAGGAACGTGCCGAGGAGCGAGAGCGAGAAGGTGAGGATCGCGAGGAGCACGGTCCAGATCTTCAGCGCGGCGCGCTTTTCCATCACCAGCGCCGAATGAAGGAGCGCGGTGCCCGAAAGCCACGGCATGAAGCTCGCGTTCTCCACCGGGTCCCAGAACCACCAGCCGCCCCAGCCGAGTTCGTAATAGGCCCAGTAGGAGCCCATCGAGATCCCGGCCGTCAGGAAGACCCAGGCCGTCAGCGTCCAGGGTCGCACCCAGCGCGCCCACGCGGCGTCGATGCGCCCCTCGATCAGCGCGGCCACCGCGAAGGCGAAGGCGATCGAGAAGCCGACATAGCCGAGATAGAGCATCGGCGGATGGATCGCGAGCCCGATGTCCTGGAGGATCGGATTGAGATCCTGCCCCTCCATCGGCGCCGGGAAGACGCGCTCGAACGGGTTGGAGGTCAGCAGGATGAAGACGAGGAAGGCGCTGGTGATCCAGGCTTGCACGGACAGGACGTTGGCGCGAAGGCTTGCCGGCAGGTCGCGCCCGAACAGCGCGACGAGCGAGGCGAAAAAGGCGAGGATCAGCACCCACAGGAGCATCGAGCCCTCGTGGTTCCCCCACACGCCGGTGATCTTGTAGAGAAGCGGCTTCAGCGAATGCGAGTTCTGGACGACGTTCAGCACCGAGAAGTCGGAGTTGACGTAGGCGATCGTCAGGGCCGCGAAGGACAGGCCGAGCAGCGCCAGCGTCGCCACCGCCGCGACCGAGCCCGTCTCCATCAGCCGCATGTCGCCGCGCCGCGCGCCGACCATCGGCAGCGTGGACTGCACCAGCGACACGGCCAGAGCCAGGACGAGCGCGAAATGTCCAAGCTCGACGATCATGAGCCGCTCTCCTCCACCGGCCGGGCGAGCGCGGCCGGCGCCAGTCCCTCGCCCTCCTGCCACAGCCCGCGCGCCTTCAGATCATCCACGACCTCGCGCGGCATGTAGGTCTCGTCGTGCTTGGCGAGCACGGTATCGGCAGCGAAGACGCGGTCCGGCCCGAGTGCGCCCTCCGTCACCACGCCTTGCCCCTCGCGGAAGAGATCGGGCAGGAGGCCGACATAGATCACCGGCACGCTCTCAACCGAATCGGTCACGCTGAAGCGCACCTCCTCACCCGCGCCGCGCACGACCGACCCCGCCTCCACGATGCCGCCGAGACGCACGCGCTGTCCGGGCACTGCGGTGTCGGCCATGAGATCCGTGGGCGAGTTGAAGAAGGCGACCGAATCCGACAGCGCGGTGAGAACGAGCCCCATCGCCAGCGCCACGACCGCCATCATCGCGCCGATGCCGGCCAGCCGCTTCTGCTTGCGGGTCATGGCCGCGCCTCCCCTTCGCCGGCAGACGGTTCGATGCCGGCGTTGCGCGCAGCCGTCTCGATCAGGCGCCATTCGGGCGAGCCGGGGTCGAACGTCTCACCGGCACGCGCGAGCGCAGCGCTCGCCGCCGGCCGGTCGCCGAGAACCGAATAGGCATGGACCAGCCGCGCCCAACCCTCGGCATCGTCCGGCTCGGCTTCGAGACGCGCGGCAAGGCCCGCGACCATACCGGCGATCATCTCGCCCTGTTCGCCCTGCGGTGTCGCGGCCGCGCGCGCCGCGACCTCGGCGGCCGTCGGCCCGCCGGACGGCATCCCGCCCTGCGCCTGCGCATCGCGCAAGGCGTCCTCGGCGAGCCGGCGCCAGGGCGCATCGGCCGGCGCCGTCTCCAGAAGCGCGCGCCAGGCCTCCGCGGCTTCCGCGAACCGCCCTTCCTGCGAAAGATCGAGCGCGAGGAAGAAGCGCGGCGCCGTCATCTCTGGCTCGGCGGCCGCGACACGCTCGAAGGCCTCCCGCGCCTCGTCCGTAACCTCGCCGCCGGCGCCACGCGTCAACGCCTCGCCGAGGCCCATGAGCCGAACCGGCGTTTCGCCGAGAAGCCCGATCGCCTGTCGATACGCCTGGGCCGCCTTCCCGGCATCGCCCGCGCGCAGATAGACGGGCGCCAGAACGTCCCAGCCCCGGCCATCCTGCGGATTCGCGCGCAGGCGCGCCTCGGCCGCCGCGATCATCGCCTGAAGGTCGATGTCGCCGGGCGCCACGTCCGCACGCGCGGCAAGCGGCGCATCGGGCATCTGCGGAGAGCCGACCCAGCCGTAGAAGCCGAGTGCGGCGAGCGGCAAGGCGACGGCGATGCCGAGCGCGGCCGGCGTCAGCCGGACCGGCGCACCCGTACCCTGCCCCGTCTGCGCGGCGGCGCGCAGGAGCCTGCGCCCGATCTCGGCACGCGCGGATTCGGCTTCGCTCGCGGAGATCGTGCCGCGCCGCAGGTCACCGTCGAGTTCGCCGAGCTGTGCCTTGTAGACCTCGACGTCGTGCTCCACGCCCGCTGGCGCACCATTCGGCGCCGCCCGCAGGAGCGGGCGGGCGAGCGTCAGGGCCACGATGGCGGTCAGAAGGGCGGCGGCAGTCCAGAACATGCGCTCTTCAATCACGGAGAAGCGCGCAGGGAAAGCCGGACGGTCCCCGCGACCAGATGGATGTTGGCGCAACTGCTAGCAGAAGTGCCGGCTCCGCCCCATTCACATCTATGCCAGCATAGTCATCTTCAAGAGTGACGCGAAGGCGGCAGATACCGGCTCAGACTGGCGTCCAGAGGTCGCCCGAGCGGCAGGCGGTGCCGATCTGGCGCACGGTCGTCGTCCCGCGCGAGACCGAATGGGTGTAGCCGCGGCAGTCCTGCGAGCCGACGCGATAGAGCTGTGTCGGCACCACCTCGCCACGGAATCCCTCCGCGCTCCAGTCGATAGGCTGGCCGACGCGCCCGAACTGGAGTGCCTGATATTCGGCCTCCAGCGCCTGCCGCTTGGCGCTCGCCGGAAGCTCCACGCCGCCCGGCTGCGCCAGGAGCCCGCCGGTCAAGGCGGCGATGTTCGGCGTTTCGGGCGCCAAGGACGCATTGGTGACGCTGGGGCCGGAGAGGCACCCGGTCAGAACCATGAGAAGCGGGAGCGGAAGAAGGCGACGCGAAGACAGACGCATGGCGGACCCGTAACGACGGCTGGAGACATTGCTTCCTACGACATCGTCTCAAGGGCGGTGCGAGGCAAGTGCAATTCCGCTCGAAGTCCGCCGATCGGCGCGCGGGCCATGCGAAAGTCTCCGCGATATTGCGAAACGGTATCGCTCACGATCGACAGGCCGAGGCCGCTCCCGGGCTTGGCCTCGTCGAAGCGGCGCCCGCGCCGCGCCGCGCCCTCCATCTGCTCCTGCGTCATGCCGGGCCCGTCGTCTTCTACCGCCACGACCAGACGCTCCGGCCCGTCGGCGCGCGCCGAGACCACGATGCGCCCCGCGCTCCACTTCGCCGCGTTCTCGAGGAGGTTGCCGACCATTTCCTCGAAATCCTCGCGCTCGCCCGCGAAGACCAATGCGCCCAGCGTGCCGGCGTCGGGCGCCTCGACGTTCGTTTCGGGGTTCAGCCGCCGGATCACCTTCACCAGCCGCTCCAGCGAAGTGCCGACCGGCGTTCGCGCCACGGAACCCTCCGTGAGCGCGGCCACGCGCGCTCTGTCGAGATAGTGCTGTACCTGCACGCGCATCGTGCCGGCCTGTTCGGCGACGAGGCGCCCGCGCGCTCCGCCGATTGCGTCCGCCTCGTTGGTGAGAACCGCGATCGGCGTCTTCAGGGAGTGGGCGAGATTGCCCACCTGCGTGCGTGCGCGCTCCACGATACGCCGATTGTTGTCGATCAGCGCGTTCATCTCGGCAGCCAGCGGCTCGATCTCGGCCGGGAACGAACCGTCCAGCCGTTCGGCCCGTCCGGTTCGCACCGCGCTGAGTGCGCGGCGCACCGTGCCGAGCGGGCGCAGGCCAAACAGGATCGCCAACGCGTTGATGAGGATCGAGCCGAGGCCGAAGAGCCCCAGATACAGCGCCAGCGTCCGGTTGAAGCGCGCGATATCGGCCTGCACGACGCTTGCATTGCCCATCACGCGAAATCGAGCGGCGTGGTTGTCGGCATCCAGCACCACCTCCGCCTCCTCCACCAGCACGCGCTCGCCGTCGAGCCCGTCAGTCAGGTAGGAGCGGCGGTACTGGCCGTCGAAGGGCTCGGCATCCGTCGGCACCGGGGCGATCTGTCCGGCGCCCAGAGAGAAGGATGCGAGCCGCCCGAAGGTGTTGTCGCTCGCCGGCACCACCTCCCAGTACCAGCCCGAAAGCGGCTGCGCGTAGGAGAGGTCGCCGAGATCGGGCGAGCCGGAAAGGAAGTCATCCTCGTTGACGGTGACGGAGTTGACGAGGTTGTACAGCTGCGCGCGCACGACGGCCTCGAAGCCGGCGAAGGCCGTGCGTTCGTAGAGGTTCGAAATCAGCCCGCCG
Protein-coding sequences here:
- the ccmE gene encoding cytochrome c maturation protein CcmE; amino-acid sequence: MTRKQKRLAGIGAMMAVVALAMGLVLTALSDSVAFFNSPTDLMADTAVPGQRVRLGGIVEAGSVVRGAGEEVRFSVTDSVESVPVIYVGLLPDLFREGQGVVTEGALGPDRVFAADTVLAKHDETYMPREVVDDLKARGLWQEGEGLAPAALARPVEESGS
- the ccmI gene encoding c-type cytochrome biogenesis protein CcmI, yielding MFWTAAALLTAIVALTLARPLLRAAPNGAPAGVEHDVEVYKAQLGELDGDLRRGTISASEAESARAEIGRRLLRAAAQTGQGTGAPVRLTPAALGIAVALPLAALGFYGWVGSPQMPDAPLAARADVAPGDIDLQAMIAAAEARLRANPQDGRGWDVLAPVYLRAGDAGKAAQAYRQAIGLLGETPVRLMGLGEALTRGAGGEVTDEAREAFERVAAAEPEMTAPRFFLALDLSQEGRFAEAAEAWRALLETAPADAPWRRLAEDALRDAQAQGGMPSGGPTAAEVAARAAATPQGEQGEMIAGMVAGLAARLEAEPDDAEGWARLVHAYSVLGDRPAASAALARAGETFDPGSPEWRLIETAARNAGIEPSAGEGEARP
- a CDS encoding ATP-binding protein, which codes for MLAVRVIGLSSIWAVAAFLVVGGLISNLYERTAFAGFEAVVRAQLYNLVNSVTVNEDDFLSGSPDLGDLSYAQPLSGWYWEVVPASDNTFGRLASFSLGAGQIAPVPTDAEPFDGQYRRSYLTDGLDGERVLVEEAEVVLDADNHAARFRVMGNASVVQADIARFNRTLALYLGLFGLGSILINALAILFGLRPLGTVRRALSAVRTGRAERLDGSFPAEIEPLAAEMNALIDNNRRIVERARTQVGNLAHSLKTPIAVLTNEADAIGGARGRLVAEQAGTMRVQVQHYLDRARVAALTEGSVARTPVGTSLERLVKVIRRLNPETNVEAPDAGTLGALVFAGEREDFEEMVGNLLENAAKWSAGRIVVSARADGPERLVVAVEDDGPGMTQEQMEGAARRGRRFDEAKPGSGLGLSIVSDTVSQYRGDFRMARAPIGGLRAELHLPRTALETMS
- a CDS encoding heme lyase CcmF/NrfE family subunit, which codes for MIVELGHFALVLALAVSLVQSTLPMVGARRGDMRLMETGSVAAVATLALLGLSFAALTIAYVNSDFSVLNVVQNSHSLKPLLYKITGVWGNHEGSMLLWVLILAFFASLVALFGRDLPASLRANVLSVQAWITSAFLVFILLTSNPFERVFPAPMEGQDLNPILQDIGLAIHPPMLYLGYVGFSIAFAFAVAALIEGRIDAAWARWVRPWTLTAWVFLTAGISMGSYWAYYELGWGGWWFWDPVENASFMPWLSGTALLHSALVMEKRAALKIWTVLLAILTFSLSLLGTFLVRSGVLTSLHSFAVDPERGVFILAILCVFIGGSLALFAWRSSELEAGGLFTPISREGALVFNNLFLTTATATILIGTLYPLVLETITGTKISVGPPFFNATFVPLMLPLLLAVPFGPLLAWKRGDLKAAAERLYFAVGLSLFAAILTLALAEGTRILAAFGFALAVWLMAGALVDLWGRAAFTRVPFATALRRLAGLPRSAFGTALAHFGLGVTVLGIVAVSAFETESVTVMEPGQHFEAGGYTVRFEGIVPREGPNYTEDVGTFVIEQDGEARGRVESARRFYPARQMPTTEAGIHTEIFTQVYVSLGDPLANGGQTVVRIWVKPLVTLIWYGTVFMSLGGLVSLADRRLRVGAPSRRKTAGGTEGEAPGGRGVPA
- a CDS encoding cytochrome c-type biogenesis protein; translation: MRRLAAAVLFGLTLAAAPVGPAALAYQPDEVLADPALESRARDLSAELRCMVCQNQSIDDSNAPLARDLRLLVRERLVAGDSDREVLDYLVSRYGEFVLMRPRLSWQTAALWSLPALLLLAGGGFLLAQARRRAAPMASGLSREEERAIARLLDKEGS